In Selenomonas sp. TAMA-11512, a genomic segment contains:
- the pelF gene encoding GT4 family glycosyltransferase PelF, whose protein sequence is MRICLLAEGSYPYVVGGVASWIQMLMEGLPEHEFVIYSIGAEAKNRGKFKYKLPANCVGVEEMFLDEILAMRSADMLEGILTHDDCQTLYELVRGERDIPLKRLLEVFSYGRWKSPLAVFMSSDFFDVIVRVYREQYDNLPFTDFFWTMRSMLLPLFYLLQQKLPEADVYHSVATGYCGVIGGMAATRYRKPYMITEHGIYSREREAEILKSDWAKTDFKGVWIRYFYYLARLSYHAADRLYTLFEHNGQIAVDLGCEPEKIAIVPNGVRMERFADVPELVNHGGPITIGAVVRVVPIKDILTLLRAFAIVKRELPDAQIVIMGGLEEDPDYVAVCHRTIRMLGLEDVTFIGSVPVAEYLPKMDILVLSSISEGQPLAVIEGFSAHRPYVATDVGCCRELIYGDSGDTLGTAGAVVAPLDYEAMAHEIVRLAKNYELRRSMAAIGFERAKSRYTHEQFIESYRRAYAEIGKEGAHGGRRI, encoded by the coding sequence ATGCGTATCTGTCTGTTAGCGGAAGGATCCTATCCCTATGTTGTAGGCGGTGTCGCTTCATGGATCCAGATGCTTATGGAGGGACTTCCGGAGCATGAGTTCGTCATCTATTCGATTGGCGCTGAAGCGAAGAATCGCGGGAAATTTAAGTACAAGCTGCCGGCGAACTGCGTCGGGGTTGAGGAGATGTTCCTCGACGAGATTCTCGCGATGCGTTCGGCGGACATGCTGGAGGGCATTCTGACGCACGACGATTGTCAGACACTCTACGAGCTTGTGCGCGGAGAACGCGACATACCGCTCAAACGGCTCTTGGAAGTTTTTTCCTACGGGCGCTGGAAGTCGCCGCTCGCCGTCTTCATGTCGAGTGATTTCTTCGATGTAATCGTGCGCGTTTATCGCGAGCAGTACGACAACCTCCCGTTTACGGACTTCTTTTGGACGATGCGCTCGATGCTCTTGCCGCTCTTCTATCTTTTGCAGCAGAAGCTGCCGGAAGCGGACGTCTACCATAGCGTCGCTACGGGATACTGCGGCGTCATCGGCGGTATGGCGGCGACGCGCTACAGGAAGCCTTATATGATCACGGAGCACGGCATCTACTCGCGTGAGCGCGAGGCGGAGATTCTCAAGAGCGACTGGGCAAAAACGGACTTCAAGGGCGTCTGGATTCGCTATTTTTACTATCTTGCTCGCCTTTCGTACCATGCGGCTGATCGACTCTATACGCTCTTCGAGCACAACGGACAGATTGCCGTCGATCTCGGATGCGAGCCGGAAAAGATTGCCATCGTGCCGAACGGCGTCCGCATGGAGCGCTTTGCAGATGTTCCCGAGCTCGTCAACCACGGCGGTCCCATTACAATCGGTGCGGTCGTACGCGTCGTGCCCATCAAGGACATCCTGACGCTCCTGCGTGCCTTTGCCATCGTAAAGCGCGAGCTGCCCGATGCGCAGATCGTCATCATGGGCGGACTTGAAGAGGATCCCGATTACGTCGCGGTCTGCCATCGCACGATACGTATGCTCGGGTTGGAAGATGTGACGTTCATCGGCTCCGTTCCCGTGGCCGAGTATCTGCCGAAGATGGACATCCTCGTATTGTCAAGCATCAGCGAGGGGCAGCCTCTCGCCGTAATCGAAGGCTTCTCAGCGCATCGCCCCTATGTTGCGACGGACGTCGGCTGCTGCCGAGAACTCATCTACGGCGACAGTGGGGATACACTCGGCACTGCGGGCGCGGTCGTCGCGCCGCTCGACTATGAGGCGATGGCGCATGAGATCGTGCGGCTCGCGAAGAATTACGAGCTGCGCCGCTCCATGGCAGCAATCGGCTTTGAGCGTGCGAAGTCGCGCTACACACATGAACAGTTTATTGAATCGTATCGCAGGGCGTATGCAGAGATAGGAAAGGAGGGGGCGCATGGCGGGCGTCGGATTTGA
- a CDS encoding 2-isopropylmalate synthase — translation MKNYQRYRKGYYMPPVIALEWLRKEHPEKAPTWCSVDLRDGNQALIIPMSLEEKIEFYKLLVNVGFKEIEVGFPAASDTEFQFLRYLVDHDLIPEDVTVQVLTQAREHIIRKTFEALKGVKNAIVHVYNSTSVAQREQVFRKSKKEIKEIAVEGAKLLKDLTEEAGANYRFEYSPESFTGTEPEYALEVCNAVLDVWQPTPDHKAIINIPVTVEMSMPHIYGMQVAYISQNLKYRDAVELSLHPHNDRGCGVADCELGLLAGADRIEGTLFGNGERTGNADIVTVAMNLFALGIDPKLDFSNMPAIVEVYERVTRMNVHVRQPYAGELVFAAFSGSHQDAIAKGMKWIEEKDPEHWTVPYLYIDPKDVGREYDGGVIRINSQSGKGGVGYLMEQKYGLVMPKKMREDFSYYIKDVSDHRHQELLPDEIHDLFMQEYVNVESPMKLIDFLLKKEPDGVRAGEVHFEIDGKPLTFSARGNGRFDAISNAIQKNVGVAYTFGSYSEHAIDVGSTSRAMAYVSVADKEGKTVWGAGMDTDIITASAMALVSAINRMGNA, via the coding sequence ATGAAAAACTATCAGAGATACCGCAAAGGTTACTATATGCCGCCCGTCATTGCTCTCGAATGGCTCCGCAAGGAGCATCCGGAGAAGGCTCCCACCTGGTGCTCCGTCGATCTCAGAGACGGCAATCAGGCGCTGATTATCCCGATGAGCCTGGAGGAAAAAATCGAGTTTTACAAGCTCCTGGTCAACGTCGGCTTTAAGGAAATCGAGGTTGGCTTCCCTGCGGCGTCAGACACCGAGTTCCAGTTCCTGCGCTATCTGGTCGATCACGACCTCATTCCCGAGGATGTCACGGTACAGGTGCTGACACAGGCGCGCGAGCATATCATTCGCAAGACCTTCGAAGCGCTTAAAGGTGTCAAGAATGCCATTGTCCATGTCTACAACTCGACATCGGTCGCGCAGCGCGAGCAGGTCTTCCGCAAGTCGAAGAAAGAGATCAAGGAAATCGCCGTCGAAGGGGCAAAGCTGCTGAAAGATCTGACAGAAGAGGCAGGGGCGAACTATCGCTTTGAGTATTCGCCGGAGAGCTTCACGGGCACGGAGCCGGAGTATGCGCTTGAAGTCTGTAACGCGGTACTTGACGTATGGCAGCCGACGCCTGACCATAAGGCAATCATAAACATTCCTGTTACGGTGGAGATGTCGATGCCGCATATCTACGGCATGCAGGTTGCCTATATATCGCAAAATCTCAAGTATCGGGATGCCGTCGAGCTGTCCCTGCATCCGCACAACGACCGCGGCTGCGGTGTCGCTGACTGCGAGCTCGGACTCTTGGCCGGTGCGGACCGCATCGAGGGGACGCTCTTTGGCAATGGCGAGCGCACAGGGAATGCGGATATTGTGACGGTAGCGATGAATCTGTTTGCACTCGGCATTGATCCGAAGCTGGATTTCTCCAATATGCCTGCGATCGTTGAGGTCTATGAACGCGTCACGCGTATGAACGTTCACGTGCGGCAGCCCTATGCCGGTGAGCTTGTCTTTGCGGCGTTCTCCGGTTCCCATCAGGATGCGATTGCAAAAGGCATGAAGTGGATTGAGGAAAAAGATCCCGAGCATTGGACAGTGCCCTACCTCTATATTGATCCGAAGGATGTCGGCCGCGAGTACGACGGAGGCGTCATTCGCATCAACAGCCAGTCCGGCAAGGGCGGTGTCGGCTATCTGATGGAGCAGAAATACGGTCTTGTCATGCCGAAGAAGATGCGCGAGGATTTCAGCTACTACATCAAGGACGTGTCCGATCATCGTCATCAGGAGCTGCTGCCGGACGAGATTCATGATCTCTTCATGCAGGAGTACGTCAATGTCGAATCGCCGATGAAGCTCATCGATTTCCTCCTGAAAAAGGAGCCGGACGGTGTGCGTGCAGGCGAGGTGCACTTTGAGATTGACGGCAAGCCGCTGACGTTCTCGGCGCGAGGGAACGGTCGCTTTGATGCTATCTCCAATGCCATTCAGAAAAACGTTGGCGTTGCGTACACCTTTGGCAGCTACAGCGAGCACGCGATTGATGTCGGTTCGACCTCACGCGCGATGGCATACGTCAGCGTTGCGGATAAGGAAGGGAAGACCGTCTGGGGTGCCGGCATGGATACCGATATTATCACCGCTTCCGCCATGGCGCTGGTATCTGCAATCAATAGAATGGGAAACGCCTAA
- a CDS encoding N-acetylmuramoyl-L-alanine amidase, whose translation MTIRWKNRFAICILSLCAVYMVLFLAGAPRAEAVRAQRIDGIQVEEHKEDDRPFLRIEVLFSGNSISYSTAKNEMLPKQLLIDLPNTELGRVNPNVTLDGQLGRYLSIRQLEKGHHQLLISFSHEVEDHNYRIKAVAGNKDKQEPARIVIDILEPREAPDAMQKAEGLQGRVIVLDPGHGGSDSGARGPTGLLEKDVTLAVAKKLEAMLTASGARVVMTRKTDVDVYGVHASDSAELQARVNIGAFTPKAEVFLSIHCNSFASPSAHGTETFSYTKTPKDAQLAACLQEEMLAAGGLANRGTKTANFYVLKRSAMPSALVELAFISNPLEERLLASEDFQMKMAEALLKGLAKYFGGK comes from the coding sequence ATGACAATACGATGGAAGAACCGATTTGCCATCTGCATCCTATCTCTATGCGCCGTATATATGGTATTGTTCCTCGCCGGGGCGCCTCGGGCAGAGGCGGTTCGCGCGCAGCGGATCGACGGGATTCAAGTGGAAGAGCACAAAGAAGACGACAGACCGTTCCTGCGTATTGAGGTCCTCTTTTCCGGAAATTCGATCTCTTATTCGACAGCGAAGAATGAAATGCTTCCGAAGCAGCTTCTCATTGACCTTCCCAATACGGAGCTCGGTCGGGTGAATCCGAACGTCACTCTCGATGGTCAGCTGGGACGATACCTTTCCATTCGACAGCTTGAAAAAGGGCATCATCAGCTGCTGATCTCCTTCTCTCATGAAGTCGAGGACCATAATTACCGTATCAAAGCCGTTGCCGGAAACAAGGACAAGCAGGAGCCGGCTCGGATTGTCATCGATATCCTGGAGCCGAGAGAAGCTCCCGACGCCATGCAGAAAGCGGAAGGGCTGCAAGGGCGCGTCATCGTCCTGGATCCGGGACATGGCGGCAGCGATTCGGGGGCACGAGGCCCCACAGGGCTCTTGGAGAAGGATGTGACGCTGGCCGTTGCGAAGAAGCTGGAAGCAATGCTTACGGCATCCGGCGCTCGTGTCGTCATGACGCGCAAGACGGACGTCGATGTCTACGGAGTCCATGCCTCCGATTCCGCTGAACTGCAGGCTCGCGTCAATATAGGGGCTTTTACTCCGAAAGCGGAGGTGTTCCTTTCCATTCACTGCAATTCTTTTGCAAGTCCGTCCGCGCACGGGACAGAGACATTCAGCTATACCAAGACGCCGAAGGATGCACAGCTGGCAGCGTGCCTGCAGGAGGAGATGCTGGCGGCCGGAGGTCTCGCGAACCGGGGGACGAAGACAGCGAATTTTTACGTCCTCAAGCGCAGCGCCATGCCGTCCGCACTTGTGGAGCTGGCCTTTATCTCCAACCCGCTGGAAGAGCGTCTGTTGGCGTCCGAGGACTTTCAGATGAAGATGGCGGAAGCTCTGCTCAAAGGGCTTGCGAAGTATTTTGGAGGAAAATAA
- a CDS encoding ISLre2 family transposase produces METIVTEILEIIKGTKDNISQEEQLRSYFETLICRAVSEAFERIDKELAKRYAAKGWHVERLDARCVQASYGTIQIRRRRMKKEGEASIYPLDKEVGIRPYRRYTAYLEYVIACIAAKSVYRDTAAVVNLLSPVTISHQQVAHVVRRVGETYGAWEKLQESTDPMEETELRRPEVLYIEGDGLMLHGQNKKQLELHRFQIAEGVQENGNRRTLIGTHYVANLDHEKAKESLLHYLGSHYDLTHTLVLSNSDGGAGYTCGVFEEILGSVGQHEHFLDWYHVQRKCRERLLWANSTLCKKLHKALYIHEREEVGLVLDTVESMSQDERQTEQVELLRKYIERNWIYLAGLEERGIGEYRKLLGTCESNHRLYSYRMKKQGRRWSRAGGEAMVKIITGLKNGDLREAMAAKAEWFNAKVGRDFRGAVREALKRSKRTTYDGVRHGRITVSAPMSSGIGHLSKCFA; encoded by the coding sequence ATGGAAACTATTGTAACAGAAATCCTGGAAATAATAAAGGGTACAAAAGACAATATCTCCCAAGAAGAACAACTGCGCAGTTACTTTGAAACCCTGATATGCCGTGCAGTTAGTGAGGCATTCGAACGAATTGACAAAGAACTGGCAAAGCGATACGCAGCCAAAGGCTGGCACGTGGAACGGCTTGATGCACGGTGCGTGCAAGCAAGCTACGGAACGATTCAAATCCGTCGCAGGCGCATGAAAAAAGAAGGAGAAGCCAGTATATACCCCTTGGACAAAGAAGTGGGTATTCGCCCTTACCGGAGATACACCGCCTATTTGGAATACGTTATTGCCTGTATTGCAGCCAAGAGCGTCTACCGTGATACAGCCGCTGTCGTCAACCTGCTGAGTCCCGTCACGATAAGCCACCAACAAGTTGCACATGTCGTGAGACGAGTAGGAGAAACCTATGGTGCTTGGGAGAAATTGCAGGAAAGCACCGATCCCATGGAAGAGACAGAACTGCGCCGACCGGAAGTTCTCTACATCGAAGGGGATGGACTCATGCTGCACGGGCAGAATAAGAAACAGCTCGAGCTCCATCGATTCCAAATCGCCGAAGGCGTGCAAGAAAACGGCAACCGTCGTACCCTTATTGGCACCCACTATGTAGCGAATCTCGATCACGAGAAAGCCAAAGAGAGTCTGCTGCACTATCTGGGGAGCCACTATGATCTAACCCATACCCTGGTTCTGAGCAACAGTGATGGAGGTGCCGGTTACACCTGCGGCGTCTTTGAAGAAATCCTTGGAAGCGTCGGCCAGCATGAGCACTTTCTGGATTGGTACCACGTACAAAGGAAATGCAGAGAACGCCTTTTATGGGCGAATTCGACCCTGTGTAAGAAACTACACAAAGCGCTGTATATACATGAGCGTGAGGAAGTGGGCCTAGTATTGGATACCGTGGAATCTATGTCCCAAGATGAGCGACAAACGGAACAAGTGGAGCTTCTTCGAAAGTACATAGAAAGAAACTGGATATACCTTGCCGGCTTGGAAGAACGAGGGATCGGGGAATACAGGAAGCTTTTGGGGACGTGTGAAAGCAACCATAGGCTCTACAGCTACCGGATGAAGAAGCAAGGCAGACGATGGAGTCGAGCCGGTGGCGAAGCGATGGTAAAGATCATCACGGGATTGAAGAACGGTGATCTGCGAGAGGCCATGGCGGCGAAGGCGGAGTGGTTCAATGCGAAGGTAGGAAGAGACTTCCGCGGAGCCGTGCGAGAGGCATTGAAAAGAAGCAAGAGGACGACGTATGACGGGGTCCGACATGGGAGGATTACAGTAAGTGCGCCGATGAGCAGTGGGATTGGACATTTGTCCAAATGCTTTGCTTAG
- the pelG gene encoding exopolysaccharide Pel transporter PelG produces MAGVGFELKRLFRARTAAGHIKAYSYSAIVTTGPFALLTSMVLMIQMLFRIHGTLETESAIFLGAVVYSFVFSQLLSCGFTIVLTRYLADCITVQHYRDVTPSLFGMSAILLVLGSIAALVFFWGKPLAFEMKLLSYIFFSELLLVWTASVYLTAVKRFKYLILGYLAGVVLSVALAALLLELAWLSPAAAALFAMDVGMGVLVLFFFLYVTSRFGLPIDGMLFAFLPYLGKHGRLFIGAFGYTLGLFLPNILIWQGPWGVLIEDTFLYAPRYDVVVFYALISILPLTTMFVVKVETHFYERYAHYFSAITHGGNLHTIEDARKDLLYVMWFELRQAFEFQFVFTLVFLAFGNYVLSFAGLDYNSVNMFNVMLFAAFFAGALQVLMIMLEYFDFQSGVWRIGAIAALANLALGILSLWLGEKSYGFGFFLATAFALSYSIWALMRFAKGINYYVFCAQPVFYHADAGIFWTIAHWLYGEELPDLERMEKA; encoded by the coding sequence ATGGCGGGCGTCGGATTTGAGCTCAAGCGTCTGTTTCGGGCGCGTACGGCAGCAGGACACATTAAGGCATACTCGTATTCCGCTATTGTCACAACGGGGCCGTTCGCCCTCTTGACGAGCATGGTGCTGATGATCCAGATGCTCTTCCGGATACATGGCACGCTGGAGACGGAGTCGGCGATCTTTTTGGGAGCCGTTGTTTATTCCTTCGTGTTTTCGCAGCTGCTTTCATGCGGCTTCACAATTGTCCTGACACGCTATCTTGCGGACTGTATCACCGTACAGCACTACCGCGATGTGACACCGTCACTCTTCGGCATGAGCGCGATTCTGCTTGTGCTCGGGTCCATAGCCGCGCTGGTCTTCTTCTGGGGCAAGCCGCTTGCCTTCGAGATGAAGCTGCTCTCGTATATCTTCTTTTCGGAGCTTCTGCTGGTCTGGACCGCGAGCGTCTATCTGACGGCGGTAAAGCGCTTCAAGTATCTGATTCTGGGCTATCTTGCAGGCGTTGTACTGAGTGTTGCGCTCGCGGCACTCCTGTTGGAGCTGGCATGGCTTTCCCCTGCTGCTGCGGCGCTTTTTGCCATGGATGTCGGTATGGGCGTGCTTGTCCTCTTCTTTTTCCTCTATGTAACGAGCCGCTTCGGTCTGCCGATAGACGGCATGCTATTTGCATTCTTACCCTATCTTGGAAAGCACGGACGGCTCTTCATCGGCGCGTTCGGCTACACGCTCGGGCTTTTTCTGCCGAACATTCTCATCTGGCAGGGACCTTGGGGCGTGCTCATTGAAGATACTTTCCTGTACGCACCGCGCTACGATGTCGTCGTCTTCTACGCGCTGATCTCCATCCTGCCGCTCACGACGATGTTCGTCGTCAAGGTGGAGACGCATTTCTACGAGCGCTACGCGCACTATTTCAGCGCCATCACGCACGGAGGCAACCTCCATACGATTGAGGATGCGCGAAAGGATTTGCTCTACGTCATGTGGTTCGAGCTGCGGCAGGCGTTTGAGTTTCAGTTCGTCTTCACGCTCGTGTTCCTGGCGTTCGGCAACTATGTGCTGTCGTTTGCCGGACTTGATTACAACTCGGTCAATATGTTCAACGTCATGCTCTTTGCCGCGTTCTTTGCGGGTGCTCTGCAGGTGCTCATGATCATGCTGGAGTACTTCGACTTCCAAAGCGGTGTGTGGCGTATCGGCGCGATTGCGGCGCTTGCAAATCTCGCGTTGGGGATTCTTTCCCTTTGGCTCGGAGAAAAGAGCTACGGTTTCGGCTTTTTCCTCGCGACGGCGTTCGCGCTTTCTTACAGCATTTGGGCGTTGATGCGCTTCGCGAAGGGGATCAACTACTACGTGTTCTGCGCGCAGCCCGTGTTCTATCATGCGGATGCGGGAATTTTTTGGACAATTGCGCACTGGCTTTACGGGGAGGAGCTTCCCGATCTCGAAAGGATGGAAAAAGCATGA
- a CDS encoding GerMN domain-containing protein — translation MRETRQRKYIRALFSILMVAVFMIVTGCDRADTEEKDNTRQEQQKKDEAGKNTPAAKDTLTVTVYYPDDNGMYLIGETRTVEVKNDKYKAVLDSLLQGTKKKGVVNIIPKEAKLRSVKVAGDTATVDFSGEFTKKFTGGSTGEELMVGSIVNTLTEFSEIQNVIFKVNGKSIETIAGHMDMSVPQKRMTDLIK, via the coding sequence ATGAGAGAGACAAGACAGAGGAAATATATCAGGGCGTTGTTTTCCATCCTGATGGTTGCCGTATTCATGATCGTTACAGGCTGTGACCGGGCAGACACGGAGGAAAAGGACAACACCCGCCAGGAGCAGCAGAAAAAGGATGAAGCGGGTAAGAATACGCCGGCAGCAAAGGATACCCTGACGGTCACCGTCTACTATCCGGATGACAACGGCATGTATCTCATCGGGGAGACACGCACGGTAGAGGTGAAGAATGATAAATACAAGGCGGTTCTCGATTCACTCCTGCAGGGAACAAAGAAAAAAGGTGTTGTCAACATCATCCCGAAAGAGGCGAAGCTTCGCAGTGTCAAGGTGGCCGGCGATACGGCGACCGTCGATTTCTCCGGCGAGTTTACGAAGAAATTCACGGGCGGTTCGACGGGTGAAGAGCTTATGGTCGGCTCCATCGTGAATACTCTGACCGAGTTTTCCGAGATTCAGAACGTCATATTCAAGGTCAACGGCAAGTCGATTGAGACCATCGCTGGACATATGGATATGAGCGTCCCGCAGAAGCGTATGACGGATCTGATAAAGTAA
- a CDS encoding endo alpha-1,4 polygalactosaminidase, which translates to MRKIKKGVAALLLGAAGFFGMHHAPGFVGDALKDASAHRAVVPETAMIDLTEKLGRYARGREAEFLLVGNGPVGLLEATEDNSEENVARLVGALDAFFMESIFYDGYEEDGKESEKNDADTADYLAAMLRKPLLAGKQVFTLDYVKGEKIAEVEALGDAAGYISEGGDRLLDVIPERAPRGENAADVTRLKQVKNFLVLLNPEHFSTRESYIEALAATNYDLLIVDLYYGDRPLTAEETSRLKRKANGGRRILLSYMSVGEAADYRPYWKKEWESERPHWLAEPNPEWPGSYKARYWAKEWHDLLYGRSDAYIDRIIAAGFDGAFLDVMDAWQYFK; encoded by the coding sequence ATGAGGAAAATTAAAAAGGGTGTCGCAGCGCTTCTTTTGGGGGCGGCGGGATTCTTTGGGATGCATCACGCGCCCGGTTTTGTCGGCGATGCGTTGAAGGATGCTTCCGCGCATAGAGCCGTTGTGCCGGAGACGGCGATGATCGACCTTACGGAAAAGCTCGGCCGCTATGCGCGCGGACGTGAGGCGGAGTTCCTGCTCGTCGGCAACGGCCCCGTTGGGCTTTTGGAGGCGACAGAGGACAATTCCGAGGAGAATGTCGCACGGCTCGTCGGCGCGCTGGATGCCTTTTTTATGGAATCGATCTTCTACGACGGCTATGAAGAGGACGGAAAAGAATCGGAGAAAAATGATGCCGACACGGCCGATTACTTAGCCGCTATGCTGCGAAAGCCTCTGCTTGCAGGCAAGCAGGTATTCACACTCGACTATGTGAAGGGGGAGAAGATCGCCGAGGTGGAAGCGCTCGGTGACGCGGCTGGATATATCTCCGAGGGCGGTGACCGCCTGCTGGACGTGATACCCGAACGCGCGCCTCGCGGGGAAAACGCGGCGGATGTCACGCGTTTGAAGCAGGTGAAGAACTTCCTCGTGCTGCTGAATCCCGAGCACTTCTCTACGCGCGAATCCTATATTGAGGCGCTTGCGGCGACAAACTACGATCTGCTGATCGTTGACCTCTACTACGGGGATCGTCCGCTCACGGCGGAAGAGACCTCTCGTCTCAAGCGGAAGGCAAACGGCGGTCGCCGTATACTGCTCTCCTATATGAGTGTCGGCGAGGCGGCGGACTACCGCCCTTACTGGAAAAAAGAATGGGAGAGTGAGCGTCCGCATTGGCTTGCCGAGCCGAATCCCGAATGGCCGGGCAGCTATAAGGCGCGCTACTGGGCAAAGGAGTGGCATGACCTTCTCTACGGCCGCTCGGATGCCTACATCGATCGCATCATTGCAGCCGGCTTCGACGGCGCCTTCCTCGACGTCATGGACGCGTGGCAGTATTTCAAGTGA
- a CDS encoding DUF3006 domain-containing protein: protein MYAVIDRIEEGRAVLYVGESEEKVVFPAHLLPRELGEGDYLTLHIQADTARTRAAMEESKALLKELKGE from the coding sequence ATGTATGCAGTCATTGATCGAATTGAAGAGGGGCGCGCCGTTCTCTATGTTGGAGAAAGCGAAGAAAAAGTTGTATTTCCCGCGCACCTGCTGCCGAGAGAGCTTGGTGAAGGAGATTACCTGACGCTGCATATACAGGCAGACACTGCCCGGACGAGGGCGGCAATGGAAGAATCCAAGGCACTTTTGAAAGAACTCAAAGGAGAGTAA
- a CDS encoding MFS transporter, with protein sequence MNWKLVLAVLVCNVLFMSSSYTMLIPFLPLYLTKELGVSAEDVNIWSGLVFSASFIVSAIMAPIWGRIADRYGKRLMALRASFLLSISYMLCGLVQSPEQLVIARLIQGFSSGLWPMDLAIMTLYAPQNKVGISLGILQGVLTAGGVIGPLLGGILAESFGMRLSFFIGAGGLFFNFLIFLFIIKEPPQSDASKKTAKPSSYDTLIKLPLIRNLLIAALIVSMVVMILQPIITTYVSQLDNTIENIILVAGFVFSLGGIAGAVAAPVWGIIGQKFGFIRAILASLCFAALVMIVQGFQTNLFSFAVCQFLGGLFFSGIHPSINALLAKHTPDNAKGSIFGLQYSFQQIGSIVGPLIGGLVATYLGMHYVFYLSGMIFLLLALFVYRHFRSLHAIKSTLAR encoded by the coding sequence ATGAATTGGAAGCTTGTTCTCGCCGTTCTCGTGTGCAACGTCTTGTTCATGTCTTCGAGCTATACCATGCTCATTCCCTTTCTCCCGCTCTATCTGACAAAAGAACTCGGCGTTTCCGCGGAGGACGTGAACATCTGGTCGGGATTGGTATTCTCCGCCTCCTTCATCGTCAGTGCCATTATGGCTCCCATCTGGGGGCGCATCGCCGATCGCTACGGCAAGCGCTTGATGGCATTGCGCGCGAGCTTTTTGCTCTCGATCAGCTACATGCTCTGCGGTCTTGTACAGTCTCCCGAGCAGCTCGTCATAGCTCGTCTCATCCAAGGCTTCAGCTCCGGCCTCTGGCCCATGGATTTAGCCATCATGACTCTCTACGCACCGCAAAACAAAGTCGGTATTTCCTTAGGGATCCTGCAGGGTGTCCTGACTGCAGGCGGTGTCATCGGGCCTTTGCTGGGCGGAATATTAGCCGAGTCCTTCGGCATGCGCCTCTCCTTCTTCATCGGCGCCGGCGGGCTCTTTTTCAACTTCTTGATTTTCCTGTTTATCATCAAAGAGCCGCCGCAGTCCGACGCATCAAAAAAGACAGCAAAGCCGTCTTCCTACGACACTCTGATAAAGCTCCCTCTGATTCGCAATTTGCTCATTGCCGCTCTGATTGTATCCATGGTTGTGATGATCCTCCAGCCGATCATTACGACTTACGTTTCTCAGCTGGATAATACAATAGAAAATATTATCCTTGTCGCGGGATTTGTCTTTTCTCTCGGCGGTATCGCCGGGGCTGTAGCAGCCCCCGTCTGGGGAATCATCGGGCAAAAATTCGGATTTATTCGCGCTATCTTGGCGTCTTTGTGCTTTGCCGCGCTGGTTATGATTGTACAGGGCTTTCAGACGAATCTGTTTTCCTTTGCCGTATGCCAATTTCTGGGCGGGCTCTTCTTCTCGGGCATCCACCCCTCCATAAACGCCTTGCTTGCCAAGCACACGCCGGACAATGCAAAGGGCAGCATCTTCGGACTGCAGTACTCCTTTCAGCAGATCGGCTCCATTGTAGGACCGCTTATAGGAGGGCTTGTCGCCACGTATCTCGGGATGCATTATGTCTTCTACCTGTCGGGTATGATCTTCCTCCTGCTCGCCCTGTTCGTCTACCGTCATTTCCGAAGCCTGCACGCAATAAAGAGTACACTCGCCCGCTAA